In Synechococcus sp. PCC 6312, one genomic interval encodes:
- a CDS encoding efflux RND transporter permease subunit, giving the protein MSQLPPLPPMPPRFSFSGLAIRRHIGTLMLTLTVIVLGVFFLLRLQVDLLPSITYPRIGLRLDAPGITPNVAVEEITKPLEEALARTDGIVQIYSQTREGQVSVDLFFQPGGSIDQALNDATATFNRSRNQLPDSIEEPRIFKFDPSQLPVYEVALTSDSLSGRELRVFADEDLNRELSIVPGVAGVDVAGGATEEVRVLVDLDRLQAVGLGLNQLLADLSSRNQDVSGGRIRGPQAEALTRTVGKFTSATAVEDFPLSLTNNRQVYLHDVATVIDGSAEQRVFVSLNGQPAVKLSVLKQPEANTITVVEGVKKRFAELQANGLIPADITIVPVLDESIFIRNSLNNVITAGITGTALAAFAVLLFLGSIRETLIIVLAIPLSTLVAMLLMGVFNFSLNVFSLGGLALGVGIVVDNAIVMLETLSHTPASKNLSQEQFIEEAKRRSQDIESALVASTLTNLVAILPFLLLGGLIALLFNELILTITFAVGASLLMALTVVPALASRLLAIPYRSGLGQTWVFRTFNQKFLGVTQQYQRLLQFVLAWRFVVVVVAVVVLGGSSWVLAGQIPQELLPRISTGQVNLIAIFPPGTPVTFNRQVMAEVDQVLLAQPGTQAVFTTSGGSLFASSTTANSQRSSATIVLQPGVNLPAYITQANAAISQLNLAGIRVRLSPGQVRGIILTNSPLRSDLDVVLRSNNEKALAQAGRQVLAALDENAKLAQFRPDGDPRQPEVQILPDWQRATELGLSAQAIGATIQTAVEGFVPTEMQRGDRLVDIRVQLDQDSVNQPDQLAQIPLFVPNHRPIRLGDIAEIKTGQAPAEIRRINQQQVFMIAGTLNEKASLSAAIQEVRGIIQGLELPTGVSVLPSAAAQTNQELQSALVILGSLAAFLVFVVMAVQYNSLLDPLVIMLTIPLALSGSIWGLAMTGTAIGATVIVGGVLLVGIVVNNAIILVERANQIYAEENCSRRFAILKAAPERLRPILMTTITTVIGMFPLAVGMGEGSEFLQPLGIVVFAGLAVATLLTLFIIPCFYVILHGLGQAKPEIAAVPGPDEIMPRSH; this is encoded by the coding sequence ATGAGTCAACTCCCACCCCTACCGCCCATGCCGCCTCGGTTTAGTTTCAGTGGTCTGGCCATCCGCCGCCATATCGGCACCTTGATGCTGACCTTAACCGTGATTGTTTTGGGGGTGTTCTTTCTCTTGCGCCTTCAAGTTGATCTGTTGCCATCCATTACCTATCCCCGAATTGGCTTACGGTTGGATGCCCCTGGAATTACCCCAAACGTGGCTGTGGAAGAAATTACCAAACCCCTAGAGGAAGCCTTAGCCCGCACCGATGGCATTGTCCAAATTTACTCCCAAACTCGGGAAGGACAAGTCAGTGTAGATTTATTTTTCCAACCGGGGGGGAGCATTGACCAGGCCCTGAATGATGCCACTGCCACCTTCAACCGGTCTCGCAATCAGTTACCAGATAGTATTGAAGAACCCCGGATATTTAAGTTTGATCCCTCCCAGTTACCTGTTTATGAAGTCGCTTTGACCTCAGATAGTCTATCGGGTCGAGAGTTACGGGTTTTTGCCGATGAAGATTTGAACCGCGAATTAAGTATTGTCCCAGGGGTGGCTGGGGTTGATGTCGCAGGTGGGGCAACGGAAGAAGTGCGCGTCTTGGTGGATTTGGATCGATTACAAGCAGTGGGCCTGGGCTTAAACCAACTTTTGGCAGATTTATCCTCACGCAATCAAGATGTCTCGGGGGGACGAATTCGGGGCCCGCAAGCGGAAGCCTTGACCCGCACTGTTGGAAAATTTACGAGTGCTACAGCCGTTGAAGATTTTCCTCTCTCCCTGACCAACAATCGCCAAGTCTATCTCCATGATGTGGCCACCGTCATTGATGGCAGTGCTGAGCAGCGAGTTTTTGTCAGTTTGAATGGGCAGCCTGCCGTTAAGCTGAGTGTGCTCAAACAGCCAGAAGCCAATACGATTACCGTCGTTGAAGGGGTCAAAAAACGGTTTGCGGAACTCCAGGCCAATGGCTTAATTCCCGCAGATATTACGATTGTGCCCGTCCTGGATGAGTCTATTTTTATTCGCAATTCCCTAAATAATGTGATCACTGCAGGGATAACCGGAACAGCTTTGGCGGCCTTTGCCGTCTTACTCTTTCTCGGCTCAATTCGGGAAACCTTAATTATTGTCCTGGCAATTCCCCTCTCTACCCTAGTGGCGATGTTGTTGATGGGGGTATTTAACTTTTCCCTGAACGTCTTTAGCTTGGGAGGCCTGGCTCTTGGGGTGGGGATTGTGGTGGATAATGCCATCGTCATGCTGGAAACCCTTTCCCATACTCCAGCCAGCAAAAACCTCAGCCAAGAGCAGTTTATTGAAGAAGCCAAACGCCGCAGCCAAGACATTGAATCAGCCCTTGTGGCTTCCACCTTGACGAATTTGGTGGCAATTCTACCCTTTTTGCTGTTGGGGGGACTGATTGCACTTCTCTTCAATGAACTGATTTTAACGATTACCTTTGCGGTGGGGGCATCCTTGTTGATGGCCTTAACGGTGGTTCCAGCTTTGGCCTCGCGCTTATTAGCGATTCCTTACCGCAGTGGCCTGGGGCAAACTTGGGTGTTTCGGACTTTTAACCAGAAATTCTTAGGTGTCACTCAGCAATATCAACGGCTGTTGCAGTTTGTCCTGGCCTGGCGATTTGTTGTGGTTGTGGTCGCTGTAGTGGTACTGGGGGGGAGCAGTTGGGTCTTAGCGGGGCAAATTCCCCAAGAACTTTTACCCCGGATTAGTACCGGACAAGTCAACTTAATTGCCATCTTTCCTCCAGGAACGCCCGTCACCTTTAATCGGCAAGTCATGGCAGAGGTAGATCAGGTCTTGTTAGCCCAACCGGGGACTCAAGCCGTGTTTACCACATCCGGGGGGTCTCTGTTCGCGAGCAGTACCACCGCCAATTCCCAACGCAGTTCTGCCACCATTGTGCTCCAACCCGGAGTCAACCTTCCCGCTTACATAACCCAGGCCAATGCCGCGATTAGTCAACTCAACTTAGCTGGGATTCGCGTCCGTCTCAGTCCAGGCCAGGTACGGGGGATTATCTTAACCAATTCGCCCTTGCGCTCCGATTTGGATGTGGTTTTACGCAGTAACAATGAAAAAGCCTTAGCCCAGGCCGGTCGGCAGGTTTTAGCAGCCCTAGATGAGAACGCCAAGCTGGCCCAATTTCGTCCCGATGGCGACCCCCGTCAACCCGAAGTGCAAATCCTCCCCGACTGGCAACGGGCCACAGAACTTGGCTTATCGGCCCAGGCCATTGGAGCCACGATTCAAACTGCGGTAGAAGGCTTTGTGCCAACAGAGATGCAGCGGGGAGATCGCCTCGTGGATATTCGGGTGCAATTAGATCAAGATTCTGTCAATCAACCGGATCAGTTGGCCCAAATTCCCCTCTTTGTCCCCAATCATCGCCCCATTCGTCTTGGAGATATTGCCGAAATAAAAACGGGCCAAGCCCCGGCCGAAATTCGCCGAATTAATCAACAGCAGGTTTTTATGATTGCCGGGACACTCAATGAAAAGGCGAGTTTGAGTGCAGCCATTCAGGAGGTGCGGGGAATTATTCAAGGACTAGAGCTACCTACAGGAGTCAGTGTTCTCCCCAGTGCAGCGGCCCAGACCAATCAAGAGCTCCAATCGGCATTAGTGATCTTAGGGAGCTTAGCGGCTTTTCTTGTTTTCGTGGTCATGGCGGTGCAGTATAACTCTCTGTTGGATCCCCTCGTGATCATGCTGACCATCCCCTTAGCCCTATCTGGGAGTATTTGGGGCCTGGCGATGACGGGTACAGCCATTGGGGCCACCGTCATTGTCGGCGGGGTGCTGCTGGTGGGGATTGTCGTTAACAACGCGATTATTCTGGTGGAGCGCGCCAATCAAATTTATGCTGAGGAAAATTGTTCGCGCCGTTTCGCCATCCTCAAAGCTGCCCCAGAACGGCTACGCCCAATTTTAATGACTACCATAACTACGGTGATTGGAATGTTTCCCTTGGCTGTGGGGATGGGAGAAGGGTCAGAATTTTTGCAGCCGTTGGGGATTGTGGTTTTTGCTGGCCTGGCTGTAGCAACCCTATTAACGCTGTTTATCATTCCCTGCTTCTATGTAATCTTGCACGGGCTTGGCCAGGCAAAACCTGAGATCGCCGCTGTACCAGGGCCGGATGAGATCATGCCCCGTTCTCACTAA
- a CDS encoding WcaI family glycosyltransferase, whose protein sequence is MKILIYGLNYAPEITGVGKYTSEMAEWFAQAGHHVKVVTAPPYYPKWRILPPYKNCWTQEIVAGIRVYRSPLWVPAQPSALKRLIHLMSFAVSSFPVMAWQTFRFRPNIVCLLAPTIFCLPGAWVATRLTRGKLWLHIQDFELDAAQGLGLLASGGILTKLTAGIERKLLQGADVITTISEQMYQRLVSKKVAGPYTWLFPNWVDTALIYPLDAPSPLRQAWGIPEDAFVALYSGSLGEKQGLDIILEAAKLLIEQPKIQFIICGEGFPKQRLMQLAQEQGLSNILFQDLQPLEALNDLLNIANVHLLPQRADVADTVLPSKLKGMFASGQPVIATAHSGTQLERYVSHGGLVIAPENPTLLAQALQQLFHHPEYCQQLGQKARQFALQAWHQENVLKAMETKLIEITLDHPNQKIIKLASTNSNVPRNHR, encoded by the coding sequence GTGAAAATCCTGATCTATGGGCTGAATTACGCGCCTGAAATCACCGGTGTTGGGAAATATACCAGTGAAATGGCAGAGTGGTTTGCCCAGGCCGGCCATCACGTAAAGGTCGTTACGGCTCCCCCCTACTACCCAAAATGGCGCATCCTTCCCCCTTATAAAAATTGTTGGACTCAAGAAATTGTTGCTGGTATCCGTGTTTACCGGAGTCCTCTCTGGGTTCCTGCCCAACCATCAGCCCTGAAACGTTTAATCCACCTGATGTCTTTTGCCGTGAGTAGCTTTCCGGTCATGGCCTGGCAGACATTTAGGTTTCGCCCCAATATTGTTTGTTTGCTCGCACCGACTATTTTTTGTTTACCTGGGGCCTGGGTAGCGACTCGTTTGACGCGTGGTAAGCTCTGGCTTCATATTCAAGATTTTGAACTAGATGCGGCTCAGGGGTTGGGATTATTGGCCTCAGGTGGCATCTTAACGAAACTTACTGCTGGAATTGAACGCAAGCTGCTGCAAGGAGCCGATGTCATCACCACCATCTCTGAGCAGATGTACCAACGCTTAGTTTCTAAAAAAGTGGCTGGCCCCTATACTTGGCTCTTTCCGAATTGGGTAGATACCGCTCTGATTTATCCTTTAGATGCTCCAAGTCCACTCCGCCAGGCCTGGGGGATTCCGGAAGATGCTTTCGTCGCCCTTTATTCGGGGAGTTTGGGGGAAAAGCAAGGCCTGGACATCATTTTAGAAGCAGCTAAACTTCTAATTGAGCAACCAAAAATTCAATTTATCATCTGTGGTGAAGGCTTTCCAAAGCAACGGCTGATGCAGTTAGCTCAAGAACAAGGCTTAAGCAATATTTTGTTTCAAGATTTACAACCCCTGGAAGCTCTTAATGACCTGCTGAATATTGCTAATGTTCATTTGCTCCCCCAGCGGGCCGATGTGGCAGATACAGTCTTACCCTCTAAACTCAAAGGAATGTTTGCCTCAGGTCAGCCAGTCATTGCCACAGCCCATTCTGGAACCCAATTAGAACGTTATGTCAGCCATGGGGGCTTGGTGATTGCACCGGAAAATCCAACCTTGTTAGCCCAGGCCCTACAGCAGCTATTTCATCATCCTGAATATTGTCAACAACTGGGTCAAAAAGCCCGTCAATTCGCCCTCCAGGCCTGGCATCAAGAAAATGTTCTCAAGGCAATGGAAACAAAGTTAATCGAGATAACATTAGACCACCCTAATCAAAAAATAATTAAACTAGCCTCAACTAACTCAAATGTTCCAAGGAATCATCGGTAG
- a CDS encoding undecaprenyl-phosphate glucose phosphotransferase, translated as MIYNRHGFLQNNASLISLFQQALDPIVAVLLIKGIDFILDEPQRVSLPDWFLSIISFLLILVIFNFGGVYYRYRATPIFSRIIKIFFSWFFVIALLSFIGFITKSSDLFSRTVIITWAVLTPFVISLLHILVGYVLRQIRAIGFNRRTAIVIGMNSASAELVDRLGQTPHIGINIKGFFVHSRFPELHDHPSVLGDFNDVRDYVKTQSPDIVYITHPLEDSETIANLIEQLQDTTACVYCIPNSLILNLLNSRLYELNGMPLIALWEVPFTQVQYALKRLFDIGFSSMALLFCLPIFAIIILTIKFTSPGPVFFQQDRYGLNGRKIKVLKFRTMKVMENDQIVIQAKRNDPRVTAIGKFLRKTSLDELPQFINVLRGDMSVVGPRPHAVAHNELYRKKIQGYMLRHKIKPGITGWAQVNGSRGETDTLDKMQKRIDYDLEYLDNWSLWLDVKIIIKTVFAVFARQNAY; from the coding sequence ATGATTTACAATCGTCATGGATTCTTACAAAATAATGCCTCGCTGATTAGTCTATTCCAACAAGCTCTAGATCCAATTGTCGCTGTCCTCTTGATTAAGGGAATTGACTTTATTCTAGACGAACCTCAGCGGGTTTCTTTGCCTGATTGGTTTTTGTCAATTATTAGTTTTTTATTGATTCTGGTCATTTTTAACTTTGGTGGTGTGTACTATCGTTACCGGGCAACCCCAATTTTTAGTCGAATTATTAAAATATTCTTTTCTTGGTTTTTTGTAATTGCGCTTCTATCATTTATTGGTTTTATTACCAAGTCTTCGGATCTATTTTCCCGCACAGTGATCATTACTTGGGCAGTTTTAACCCCATTTGTCATCTCTTTACTGCACATTTTAGTTGGATATGTTCTGCGGCAGATTCGGGCTATTGGCTTTAATCGGCGCACCGCAATTGTGATTGGGATGAATTCAGCCAGTGCAGAGTTAGTCGATCGCTTAGGTCAAACCCCTCATATTGGCATTAATATCAAAGGCTTCTTTGTTCATTCTCGCTTTCCAGAGTTACATGATCACCCCAGTGTGCTTGGTGATTTTAACGATGTCAGAGATTACGTCAAGACTCAATCCCCGGATATTGTCTATATCACTCATCCCCTTGAAGACTCAGAAACAATTGCTAACTTAATTGAGCAGTTACAGGATACAACTGCGTGCGTTTACTGCATCCCTAATTCTTTAATTCTTAACCTCCTTAACTCGCGCTTGTATGAGTTAAATGGAATGCCTCTGATTGCACTCTGGGAAGTCCCATTTACCCAAGTTCAATATGCATTGAAACGCCTTTTTGATATTGGGTTTTCCTCAATGGCTCTGTTGTTCTGTTTACCCATTTTTGCGATTATTATTTTAACAATTAAATTTACATCTCCAGGCCCTGTATTTTTTCAACAGGATCGTTATGGACTGAATGGAAGGAAGATTAAAGTCTTAAAGTTTCGGACGATGAAGGTGATGGAAAATGATCAAATTGTGATCCAGGCTAAGCGGAATGATCCCCGTGTTACCGCCATTGGCAAATTTCTGAGAAAAACGTCCCTAGATGAGCTACCCCAATTTATCAATGTCTTGCGGGGAGATATGAGTGTGGTTGGCCCACGCCCCCATGCCGTTGCCCATAACGAACTGTACCGGAAAAAAATTCAAGGTTATATGTTACGTCACAAGATTAAACCCGGGATTACGGGCTGGGCCCAAGTCAATGGCTCCCGTGGTGAAACAGATACCCTAGATAAAATGCAAAAGCGCATTGACTATGATCTAGAATATCTAGACAACTGGTCTCTCTGGCTTGACGTCAAGATTATTATTAAAACAGTTTTTGCTGTCTTTGCCCGTCAAAATGCCTACTAA